From the genome of Vespa crabro chromosome 24, iyVesCrab1.2, whole genome shotgun sequence, one region includes:
- the LOC124432308 gene encoding ras GTPase-activating protein 3 isoform X2: protein MEGSSESGGLTLPALSARVRERSRTTFGTPGEAKNLQSRSHGSPGTRDVYCALSLDQEEIFRTTTMERTLNPFFGEEFQFEVPRKFRYLGIYVYDRDRHLKQDKILGKVAIKREDLATYHNKEHWFPLKPVDADSEVQGKAHLELALQPQVGHVQPKLTVRVIECSELTIKNGGCDPFATVTVIYSNGKQISKRTKVKKKTVSPYFNETFVFEPELMEYKDKDVSHYSIDGGEVGEVVVGLWHASPGMGEQPAFLGEVRVTLRGLQKQPTSTTTAWYFLQPRAAKHRPNKISSNSTPPGTLPGLGSLRLKIHYTADHVFPSGMYERLRTLLLQSVNVQPITSSAVYILGEIVASKMEAAQPLVRVLVHHGQLVSVMRALASHEISKLTDPTTIFRGNTLVSKMMDEGMRLAGLHYLHSTLRPAMEQVFLERKPCEIDPTRVKDANTIQTNLANLKEYVERVFTAITTSGVRCPPLMCEMFWCLRELAATHFPKNKEVRYSVISGFIFLRFFAPAILGPRLFDITTEQIDSQTNRTLTLISKTIQSLGNLVSCRGGAGSVCKEEYMECVYREFYTERHIQAVKQFLELISTSSSSGATKQRPTMLQEQPVVLKEGIYFLFVHTIDCTKRIMIKRAQGRKRFGRKNFKQRYFRLTTQDLTYSKTKGKEPLCKIPLEEILAVERLHEDSFKMKNMFQIVQPQRALYVQAGNCVEEKEWIDILTKICHTNSNRLEKYHPSAYINGHWLCCRAASEVAPGCSEVSPGIEAGLRMVLDPDRDLQRIHSLIFTNMPRLETLMSACECQAVYGASDMCVIPGGGSLIEDVPSCFKTLTSLREAAYALQHEHRAYFRRLARDTKYGSKQAPIGDDNYLHLAARAGFDSQLTKRAYETDSLNQRCTDADHCYDIGFSRRIEDRRYDDTLRKCLDSDSINRRYENESNLLRRYDSSTDTIKSIQNDLKKFDHSLNNTLRSEKSERNGNENMENRKRLDSSALLATDGINLSGTLSRKLNNYDNTRKLDECTLTRRIRDDINDISCTAMSERGNH from the exons GTGAAGCAAAAAATCTACAAAGTAGAAGTCATGGGTCTCCGGGTACAAGAGATGTATACTGTGCACTGTCGCTTGACCAGGAAGAGATATTCAGAACGACAACTATGGAGAGAACGCTTaa TCCTTTCTTCGGGGAGGAGTTTCAGTTCGAGGTACCCCGCAAATTTCGATACCTTGGTATTTATGTCTATGATAGAGATAGGCACTTAAAGCAAGACAAAATTCTGGGAAAAGTAGCAATAAAGAGGGAAGATTTAGCGACATATCATAATAAAGAACATTGGTTTCCATTAAAACCAGTTGATGCCGATTCTGAGGTACAGGGAAAAGCTCATTTAGAACTTGCTTTGCAGCCTCAAGTTGGACATGTTCAACCAAAACTTACAGTCAG AGTAATAGAATGTAGTGAATTAACTATTAAAAATGGTGGCTGTGATCCTTTTGCAACTGTTACGGTCATCTACAGTAATGGTAAACAAATATCAAAGCGCACgaaagttaagaaaaaaacagtATCTCCTTATTTTAATGAGACGTTTGTTTTTGAG cCAGAGCTAAtggaatataaagataaagatgtaTCTCATTATTCTATTGATGGAGGAGAAGTTGGTGAAGTTGTAGTTGGCTTATGGCATGCGTCTCCTGGTATGGGAGAACAACCTGCATTTCTAGGAGAAGTGCGTGTTACATTAAGAGGACTTCAGAAGCAACCAACTAGTACAACAACTGCGTG gTATTTTCTTCAACCAAGAGCAGCAAAACATAGaccaaataaaatttcaagtaATTCAACACCACCGGGTACTCTTCCAGGCTTAGGGTCATTacgtttaaaaattcattatacaGCTGATCATGTTTTCCCATCTGGAATGTATGAGAGATTGAgaactttattattacaaagtgTTAATGTTCAACCGATAACATCATCTGCTGTTTATATTTTGGGTGAAATTGTGGCTTCCAAAATGGAAGCTGCGCAACCACTGGTTAGAGTGTTAGTTCATCATGGACAATTAGTGTCTGTGATGCGAGCACTTGCAAGTCATGAAATTTCTAAACTAAC TGATCCAACAACTATTTTCCGCGGTAATACATTAGTCAGTAAAATGATGGATGAAGGCATGAGATTAGCAGGTCTTCATTATTTACATAGTACATTAAGACCAGCAATGGAGCAGGTCTTTTTAGAAAGGAAACCTTGCGAAATAGATCCTACAAGGGTAAAGGATGCAAATACGATACAAACGAATTTAGCAAATCTAAAG gaATATGTAGAAAGAGTATTTACAGCTATAACAACGTCTGGTGTAAGATGTCCGCCATTAATGTGTGAAATGTTTTGGTGTTTACGAGAACTTGCTGCAACTCATTTTCCAAAGAATAAAGAAGTACGTTACTCCGTGATAAGTGGTTTTATTTTCCTAAGATTTTTCGCACCTGCAATATTGGGACCAAGATTATTTGACATCACTACTGAACAAATt gATTCTCAAACAAATAGAacgttaacattaatatctaaAACAATTCAAAGTCTGGGTAATTTAGTGAGTTGTAGAGGAGGAGCTGGTAGCGTTTGTAAAGAGGAATATATGGAATgtgtatatag AGAATTTTATACAGAAAGACATATACAAGCTGTTAAACAATTTTTGGAACTTATATCGACTAGTAGCAGTAGCGGTGCAACGAAACAACGACCTACGATGTTGCAAGAACAACCAGTTGTGTTGAAAGAAGG aatatatttcctttttgtgCATACTATCGATTGTACTAAGAG aATAATGATCAAGAGGGCTCAAGGGAGAAAAAGgtttggaagaaaaaattttaaacagaGATACTTTAGATTAACTACACAAGATTTAACTTACTCCAAAACAAAAG gtAAAGAACCTTTATGTAAAATTCCTTTGGAGGAAATACTCGCGGTTGAAAGGTTACACGAAGATTCTTTcaagatgaaaaatatgttTCAAATAGTACAACCACAAAGAGCATTGTATGTTCAAGCTGGTAATTGtgtggaagaaaaagaatggatcGACATACTTACGAAGATATGTCATACAAATAGTaatagattagaaaaatatcatcCTAGTGCATATATTAATGGCCATTGGCTTTG TTGTCGTGCAGCATCTGAAGTAGCTCCAGGATGCAGTGAGGTGTCTCCAGGTATAGAGGCTGGTTTACGCATGGTTCTAGATCCTGATCGGGATTTACAAAGGATACATTCTTTGATTTTCACCAATATGCCTCGGCTTGAAACATTAATGAGTGCATGTGAGTGTCAGGCAGTGTATGGGGCGAGTGATATGTGTGTGATACCAGGTGGTGGGTCTCTTATTGAAGACGTTCCATCTTGTTTTAAAACTTTAACTTCGTTGAGAGAAGCTGCATATGCTTTGCAGCACGAACATAGAGCTTACTTTAGAAGACTAGCACGTGATACCAAGTATGGGAGCAA acAAGCACCTATTGGTGACGATAATTACCTCCATTTAGCTGCCAGAGCTGGTTTTGATAGTCAGCTAACAAAACGTGCTTATGAAACAGATAGCTTAAATCAGCGTTGTACAGATGCAGACCATTGTTATGATATTGGATTTTCTAGACGAATAGAAGATCGAAGATACGACGATACACTCAGGAAATGTCTAGATTCTGACTCCATCAATCGTAGGTATGAGAATGAAAGTAATTTGTTAAGACGCTATGACAGTAGTACTGACACTATTAAAAGTATACAAAATGATCTCAAAAAATTTGATCATAGTTTAAACAATACATTAAGATCTGAAAAATctgaaagaaatggaaatgaaaatatggaAAATCGTAAAAGACTTGATAGCTCTGCTTTGTTGGCAACAGATGGAATTAATCTATCTGGTACACTGTCAAGaaagttaaataattatgataatactaGAAAACTGGATGAATGTACATTGACAAGAAGAATAAGGGATGACATAAATGACATATCCTGTACTGCTATGAGTGAACGTGGCAATCATTAA
- the LOC124432308 gene encoding ras GTPase-activating protein 3 isoform X3, whose protein sequence is MCRDASRNIRREERTEGEEKKKGKEKRNKEKKKEQEKEEGEAKNLQSRSHGSPGTRDVYCALSLDQEEIFRTTTMERTLNPFFGEEFQFEVPRKFRYLGIYVYDRDRHLKQDKILGKVAIKREDLATYHNKEHWFPLKPVDADSEVQGKAHLELALQPQVGHVQPKLTVRVIECSELTIKNGGCDPFATVTVIYSNGKQISKRTKVKKKTVSPYFNETFVFEPELMEYKDKDVSHYSIDGGEVGEVVVGLWHASPGMGEQPAFLGEVRVTLRGLQKQPTSTTTAWYFLQPRAAKHRPNKISSNSTPPGTLPGLGSLRLKIHYTADHVFPSGMYERLRTLLLQSVNVQPITSSAVYILGEIVASKMEAAQPLVRVLVHHGQLVSVMRALASHEISKLTDPTTIFRGNTLVSKMMDEGMRLAGLHYLHSTLRPAMEQVFLERKPCEIDPTRVKDANTIQTNLANLKEYVERVFTAITTSGVRCPPLMCEMFWCLRELAATHFPKNKEVRYSVISGFIFLRFFAPAILGPRLFDITTEQIDSQTNRTLTLISKTIQSLGNLVSCRGGAGSVCKEEYMECVYREFYTERHIQAVKQFLELISTSSSSGATKQRPTMLQEQPVVLKEGIMIKRAQGRKRFGRKNFKQRYFRLTTQDLTYSKTKGKEPLCKIPLEEILAVERLHEDSFKMKNMFQIVQPQRALYVQAGNCVEEKEWIDILTKICHTNSNRLEKYHPSAYINGHWLCCRAASEVAPGCSEVSPGIEAGLRMVLDPDRDLQRIHSLIFTNMPRLETLMSACECQAVYGASDMCVIPGGGSLIEDVPSCFKTLTSLREAAYALQHEHRAYFRRLARDTKYGSKQAPIGDDNYLHLAARAGFDSQLTKRAYETDSLNQRCTDADHCYDIGFSRRIEDRRYDDTLRKCLDSDSINRRYENESNLLRRYDSSTDTIKSIQNDLKKFDHSLNNTLRSEKSERNGNENMENRKRLDSSALLATDGINLSGTLSRKLNNYDNTRKLDECTLTRRIRDDINDISCTAMSERGNH, encoded by the exons GTGAAGCAAAAAATCTACAAAGTAGAAGTCATGGGTCTCCGGGTACAAGAGATGTATACTGTGCACTGTCGCTTGACCAGGAAGAGATATTCAGAACGACAACTATGGAGAGAACGCTTaa TCCTTTCTTCGGGGAGGAGTTTCAGTTCGAGGTACCCCGCAAATTTCGATACCTTGGTATTTATGTCTATGATAGAGATAGGCACTTAAAGCAAGACAAAATTCTGGGAAAAGTAGCAATAAAGAGGGAAGATTTAGCGACATATCATAATAAAGAACATTGGTTTCCATTAAAACCAGTTGATGCCGATTCTGAGGTACAGGGAAAAGCTCATTTAGAACTTGCTTTGCAGCCTCAAGTTGGACATGTTCAACCAAAACTTACAGTCAG AGTAATAGAATGTAGTGAATTAACTATTAAAAATGGTGGCTGTGATCCTTTTGCAACTGTTACGGTCATCTACAGTAATGGTAAACAAATATCAAAGCGCACgaaagttaagaaaaaaacagtATCTCCTTATTTTAATGAGACGTTTGTTTTTGAG cCAGAGCTAAtggaatataaagataaagatgtaTCTCATTATTCTATTGATGGAGGAGAAGTTGGTGAAGTTGTAGTTGGCTTATGGCATGCGTCTCCTGGTATGGGAGAACAACCTGCATTTCTAGGAGAAGTGCGTGTTACATTAAGAGGACTTCAGAAGCAACCAACTAGTACAACAACTGCGTG gTATTTTCTTCAACCAAGAGCAGCAAAACATAGaccaaataaaatttcaagtaATTCAACACCACCGGGTACTCTTCCAGGCTTAGGGTCATTacgtttaaaaattcattatacaGCTGATCATGTTTTCCCATCTGGAATGTATGAGAGATTGAgaactttattattacaaagtgTTAATGTTCAACCGATAACATCATCTGCTGTTTATATTTTGGGTGAAATTGTGGCTTCCAAAATGGAAGCTGCGCAACCACTGGTTAGAGTGTTAGTTCATCATGGACAATTAGTGTCTGTGATGCGAGCACTTGCAAGTCATGAAATTTCTAAACTAAC TGATCCAACAACTATTTTCCGCGGTAATACATTAGTCAGTAAAATGATGGATGAAGGCATGAGATTAGCAGGTCTTCATTATTTACATAGTACATTAAGACCAGCAATGGAGCAGGTCTTTTTAGAAAGGAAACCTTGCGAAATAGATCCTACAAGGGTAAAGGATGCAAATACGATACAAACGAATTTAGCAAATCTAAAG gaATATGTAGAAAGAGTATTTACAGCTATAACAACGTCTGGTGTAAGATGTCCGCCATTAATGTGTGAAATGTTTTGGTGTTTACGAGAACTTGCTGCAACTCATTTTCCAAAGAATAAAGAAGTACGTTACTCCGTGATAAGTGGTTTTATTTTCCTAAGATTTTTCGCACCTGCAATATTGGGACCAAGATTATTTGACATCACTACTGAACAAATt gATTCTCAAACAAATAGAacgttaacattaatatctaaAACAATTCAAAGTCTGGGTAATTTAGTGAGTTGTAGAGGAGGAGCTGGTAGCGTTTGTAAAGAGGAATATATGGAATgtgtatatag AGAATTTTATACAGAAAGACATATACAAGCTGTTAAACAATTTTTGGAACTTATATCGACTAGTAGCAGTAGCGGTGCAACGAAACAACGACCTACGATGTTGCAAGAACAACCAGTTGTGTTGAAAGAAGG aATAATGATCAAGAGGGCTCAAGGGAGAAAAAGgtttggaagaaaaaattttaaacagaGATACTTTAGATTAACTACACAAGATTTAACTTACTCCAAAACAAAAG gtAAAGAACCTTTATGTAAAATTCCTTTGGAGGAAATACTCGCGGTTGAAAGGTTACACGAAGATTCTTTcaagatgaaaaatatgttTCAAATAGTACAACCACAAAGAGCATTGTATGTTCAAGCTGGTAATTGtgtggaagaaaaagaatggatcGACATACTTACGAAGATATGTCATACAAATAGTaatagattagaaaaatatcatcCTAGTGCATATATTAATGGCCATTGGCTTTG TTGTCGTGCAGCATCTGAAGTAGCTCCAGGATGCAGTGAGGTGTCTCCAGGTATAGAGGCTGGTTTACGCATGGTTCTAGATCCTGATCGGGATTTACAAAGGATACATTCTTTGATTTTCACCAATATGCCTCGGCTTGAAACATTAATGAGTGCATGTGAGTGTCAGGCAGTGTATGGGGCGAGTGATATGTGTGTGATACCAGGTGGTGGGTCTCTTATTGAAGACGTTCCATCTTGTTTTAAAACTTTAACTTCGTTGAGAGAAGCTGCATATGCTTTGCAGCACGAACATAGAGCTTACTTTAGAAGACTAGCACGTGATACCAAGTATGGGAGCAA acAAGCACCTATTGGTGACGATAATTACCTCCATTTAGCTGCCAGAGCTGGTTTTGATAGTCAGCTAACAAAACGTGCTTATGAAACAGATAGCTTAAATCAGCGTTGTACAGATGCAGACCATTGTTATGATATTGGATTTTCTAGACGAATAGAAGATCGAAGATACGACGATACACTCAGGAAATGTCTAGATTCTGACTCCATCAATCGTAGGTATGAGAATGAAAGTAATTTGTTAAGACGCTATGACAGTAGTACTGACACTATTAAAAGTATACAAAATGATCTCAAAAAATTTGATCATAGTTTAAACAATACATTAAGATCTGAAAAATctgaaagaaatggaaatgaaaatatggaAAATCGTAAAAGACTTGATAGCTCTGCTTTGTTGGCAACAGATGGAATTAATCTATCTGGTACACTGTCAAGaaagttaaataattatgataatactaGAAAACTGGATGAATGTACATTGACAAGAAGAATAAGGGATGACATAAATGACATATCCTGTACTGCTATGAGTGAACGTGGCAATCATTAA